In Nitrobacteraceae bacterium AZCC 1564, the following proteins share a genomic window:
- a CDS encoding oxalate decarboxylase (product_source=KO:K01569; cath_funfam=2.60.120.10; cleavage_site_network=SignalP-noTM; cog=COG2140; ko=KO:K01569; pfam=PF00190; smart=SM00835; superfamily=51182; tigrfam=TIGR03404) translates to MDTISRRHMLAAAAAGGLLTSTALAHAQTAGGAIPQPQRPGHGGTDPGPRNLMRDQQNPDLLVPPSTDHGTLPNLRFSFSDAHMRLEPGGWTRQVTQRELAVAKSIAGVNMRLNAGGVRELHWHKASEWAYMLYGKARVTAVDSEGRYFVDDVGVGDLWFFPGGTPHSIQGLGPDGCEFLLVFDDGDFDEDNTFLLNDWFKRVPTDVLGKNFGMPASLFGHTPDESERYIFQAPLPGSLNSEGIPGAKAAETSYTWRLMEQVPIQTKSGTVRINDSRLFPINTTTAAALVEVNPGGLRELHWHPNGDEWLYVIEGQARLGVFAGQGQARTFDLRAGDVGYVPVAMGHYLENTGSTPFRFLETFKSDRFVDFSLDTWMAATPPELVQAHLKLDPQVISALRKTKALVVPE, encoded by the coding sequence ATGGATACTATTTCCCGTCGACATATGTTGGCAGCAGCCGCTGCCGGGGGGCTTCTCACGAGCACTGCTCTCGCGCACGCGCAAACCGCCGGCGGTGCGATTCCTCAGCCACAGCGGCCGGGTCACGGCGGCACCGATCCCGGCCCGCGCAATCTGATGCGGGATCAGCAGAACCCGGATCTGTTGGTACCGCCCTCGACCGATCACGGCACCTTGCCAAATCTGCGCTTCTCGTTTTCCGATGCTCATATGCGGCTCGAGCCGGGCGGCTGGACCCGTCAGGTTACGCAGCGTGAGCTGGCCGTTGCCAAGTCCATTGCCGGAGTGAACATGCGCCTGAACGCCGGCGGCGTGCGTGAGTTGCATTGGCACAAGGCATCAGAATGGGCCTACATGCTTTATGGCAAGGCTCGCGTTACGGCCGTCGATTCCGAGGGGCGTTATTTTGTCGATGACGTCGGTGTCGGCGACCTTTGGTTCTTTCCGGGCGGAACCCCGCACTCGATCCAGGGCCTCGGTCCCGATGGCTGCGAATTCCTTCTCGTTTTTGACGACGGCGATTTCGACGAAGACAACACCTTCCTGCTCAACGATTGGTTCAAGCGCGTACCGACCGATGTGCTGGGCAAGAATTTCGGAATGCCCGCCTCCCTGTTCGGCCACACACCGGATGAAAGCGAGCGCTATATTTTCCAGGCTCCGTTGCCGGGGTCGCTCAACTCTGAAGGCATTCCGGGCGCGAAGGCGGCGGAGACGAGCTACACGTGGCGGCTGATGGAACAGGTGCCGATCCAGACGAAGAGCGGAACGGTGCGGATCAACGATTCCCGTTTGTTCCCGATCAACACCACGACCGCCGCGGCACTGGTCGAAGTCAATCCCGGTGGATTGCGCGAACTGCACTGGCATCCCAATGGAGACGAGTGGCTCTACGTCATCGAGGGGCAGGCACGGTTGGGCGTGTTTGCCGGCCAGGGGCAGGCGCGCACATTCGATCTGCGGGCCGGCGATGTCGGTTACGTGCCGGTCGCGATGGGCCACTACCTTGAGAACACCGGCTCGACCCCGTTCAGATTCCTCGAAACGTTCAAGAGCGATCGCTTTGTCGACTTCTCTCTCGACACCTGGATGGCAGCAACTCCGCCGGAACTGGTGCAGGCGCATCTGAAGCTCG
- a CDS encoding alkyl hydroperoxide reductase subunit F (product_source=KO:K03387; cath_funfam=3.40.30.10,3.50.50.60; cog=COG3634; ko=KO:K03387; pfam=PF07992,PF13192; superfamily=51905,52833; tigrfam=TIGR03140) gives MLDASLKNQVRSYFERITRPIELVPSLNDDAKSAELRSLLEEIASLSDKITLAPNQNDVRTPSFSIRRTGTDISVRFAGLPMGHEFNSLILALLQVGGHPPKEAPELIETIKDLDGDYSFETYFSLSCQNCPDVVQAFNVMSVLNPKIKHVAIDGALFQDEVEKRQVMAVPSVFLNGEPFAQGRMSLEEIVAKLDTRSIERAAQKIADKAPFDVLVVGGGPAAAAAAVYAARKGIRTGMIAERLGGQVLDTMTIENLISVPHTEGPKLAATLEQQVKSHDVDIIGMQTAVRLVPSTDPDGLIQVELASGAALTSRTIILSTGARWRQLNVPGEDEYRNKGVAYCPHCDGPLFKGKRVAVVGGGNSGVEAAIDLAGIVSHVTLIEFDTNLRADAVLQNKLYSLHNVTVVTSARTSEIHGNGQKVTGLSYIKRDNNGPHRLDLDGVFVQIGLVPNTDWLKGTVAMNTSGEIEIDAKGQTTIPGVFAAGDATTVPYKQIIVAMGEGAKASLSAFDYLIRTAPVGVLEAAQ, from the coding sequence ATGTTGGACGCATCGTTGAAAAATCAGGTCCGGTCCTATTTCGAACGGATCACGCGGCCAATCGAACTCGTTCCCTCTCTTAACGATGACGCTAAGTCCGCCGAATTGCGCAGTCTGCTGGAGGAAATCGCATCCCTTTCTGACAAGATCACGCTGGCCCCCAATCAGAATGATGTCCGCACGCCATCCTTTTCCATCCGCCGGACCGGAACGGACATCAGCGTGCGCTTTGCTGGCCTGCCAATGGGGCACGAATTCAATTCGCTGATTCTGGCGTTGCTGCAGGTCGGCGGTCATCCGCCCAAGGAGGCGCCCGAACTCATCGAGACGATCAAGGACCTCGATGGCGACTACAGTTTCGAGACCTACTTTTCCCTCTCGTGCCAGAACTGCCCTGACGTCGTGCAGGCGTTCAATGTCATGAGCGTGCTGAATCCGAAGATCAAGCACGTCGCCATCGACGGCGCGCTTTTCCAGGACGAAGTCGAGAAGCGTCAGGTCATGGCCGTTCCCTCGGTCTTTCTCAACGGCGAGCCCTTCGCGCAGGGGCGTATGAGCCTCGAAGAGATCGTGGCGAAGCTCGACACACGCAGCATTGAGCGCGCCGCGCAGAAGATCGCCGACAAGGCCCCATTCGATGTGCTCGTCGTCGGTGGCGGGCCTGCGGCCGCCGCGGCTGCCGTCTATGCCGCGCGCAAGGGAATCCGCACCGGCATGATCGCCGAGCGGCTGGGCGGGCAAGTGCTGGACACCATGACGATCGAGAATCTGATCTCGGTCCCGCACACCGAAGGGCCGAAGCTCGCTGCGACTCTGGAGCAGCAGGTAAAGTCCCATGATGTCGATATCATCGGCATGCAGACCGCCGTTCGTCTGGTCCCGTCTACTGACCCTGATGGTTTGATACAGGTTGAACTGGCGAGCGGCGCGGCACTGACGTCGCGCACCATCATTCTGTCAACCGGCGCCCGGTGGCGACAGTTGAACGTTCCCGGTGAAGACGAGTATCGCAACAAGGGCGTGGCCTATTGCCCACATTGCGACGGTCCTCTGTTCAAGGGCAAACGCGTGGCCGTCGTGGGTGGCGGTAATTCCGGCGTGGAAGCCGCAATCGATCTGGCAGGCATCGTCTCACACGTCACCCTGATCGAGTTCGATACCAACCTGCGCGCCGACGCCGTGCTGCAGAACAAGCTCTACTCGCTGCACAACGTAACGGTCGTCACCTCGGCCCGGACGTCGGAAATTCATGGCAATGGCCAGAAGGTCACGGGTCTGTCCTATATAAAACGAGACAACAACGGTCCTCATCGTCTGGATCTCGATGGTGTGTTTGTCCAGATCGGCCTCGTGCCAAATACCGATTGGCTGAAAGGAACGGTCGCGATGAACACCAGTGGTGAGATCGAGATCGATGCGAAGGGCCAAACGACGATCCCCGGCGTGTTCGCCGCCGGCGATGCCACGACGGTACCCTATAAGCAGATCATCGTCGCCATGGGAGAGGGCGCCAAGGCGTCGCTCTCGGCGTTCGATTATCTGATCAGGACAGCTCCGGTAGGGGTGCTTGAAGCCGCGCAATAA
- a CDS encoding peroxiredoxin (product_source=TIGR03137; cath_funfam=3.40.30.10; cog=COG0450; pfam=PF00578,PF10417; superfamily=52833; tigrfam=TIGR03137), with the protein MGQILDMSEDFSRPLSDFFSDDCGRYGTTRAFQQANPEQIFHVLDTCAQRRLGHKAVLRCSAEMALVGDGDQEPELTQRRGRVHWRDSYRSFRSLQWKFPTSADYSARLNSVSHARNALAKSPSVTVAVTSPVQKENGMSLIDTEIKPFKATAYQNGKFFEVTDATLKGKWSVVFFYPADFTFVCPTELEDLADNYAAFKKLGVEIYSVSTDTHFSHKAWHDTSPAIGKIQYPMVGDPTGTISRNFEVLIEEAGLADRGTFVVDPQGKIQIVEITAGGIGRDARELLRKIKAAQYVAAHPGEVCPAKWEEGEQTLAPSLELVGKI; encoded by the coding sequence ATGGGTCAGATCCTCGACATGTCTGAGGATTTCTCGCGCCCGCTCAGCGATTTCTTTTCCGATGACTGTGGGCGCTACGGAACGACGCGTGCGTTCCAGCAGGCGAACCCCGAGCAGATCTTCCATGTCCTGGATACCTGCGCTCAGCGTCGATTGGGTCACAAGGCAGTCCTGCGCTGCTCGGCCGAAATGGCATTGGTCGGTGACGGCGACCAGGAACCGGAGCTGACGCAACGTAGGGGCAGGGTGCATTGGAGGGACAGTTATCGAAGTTTTCGATCACTGCAATGGAAATTTCCTACTTCTGCCGATTATTCTGCACGTCTAAACAGTGTTTCGCATGCGCGAAACGCACTTGCGAAAAGTCCAAGCGTGACCGTCGCGGTCACCTCGCCGGTGCAGAAGGAAAACGGTATGTCTTTGATTGATACGGAAATTAAGCCTTTTAAAGCAACGGCTTATCAGAACGGCAAGTTCTTCGAGGTGACTGACGCAACCCTCAAGGGCAAATGGTCGGTGGTCTTCTTCTATCCCGCTGATTTCACATTCGTCTGTCCGACGGAGCTTGAGGATCTGGCGGATAACTACGCCGCATTCAAGAAGCTGGGTGTCGAGATCTATAGTGTCTCCACCGATACGCACTTCTCCCACAAGGCCTGGCACGACACCTCGCCGGCAATCGGGAAGATCCAATACCCGATGGTGGGCGATCCAACCGGCACGATCAGCCGCAACTTTGAAGTCCTGATCGAGGAAGCTGGCCTAGCCGATCGTGGCACGTTTGTCGTGGACCCTCAGGGCAAGATTCAGATCGTCGAGATCACCGCTGGCGGCATCGGCCGCGATGCGCGGGAACTTCTCCGGAAGATCAAGGCGGCCCAATACGTGGCGGCGCATCCGGGAGAGGTTTGCCCGGCCAAGTGGGAGGAAGGCGAGCAGACGCTTGCTCCGTCGCTGGAACTCGTCGGCAAGATCTAA
- a CDS encoding DNA-binding transcriptional LysR family regulator (product_source=COG0583; cath_funfam=3.40.190.10; cog=COG0583; pfam=PF03466; superfamily=53850) — MSGPLVLGVIPTIGPFLVPRVMPALREAFPKLKLYLHEEQTARLLEQLDAGEIDAAIIALPYALNSVEIAEIGLDPFWVVCPSDHRLARAGVVNLRDIAAEDVLLLKEGHCMRDHALAACSLEGARRNTAFQGTSLYTLVQMVANGLGVTLLPQMALDSGILRGLPLSVVPFEGEAPLRRICLVWRRAMGRKETFQNLANGLRRMWS; from the coding sequence ATGTCGGGACCGCTGGTGCTCGGAGTTATTCCCACGATCGGCCCCTTTTTAGTGCCGCGCGTCATGCCAGCGCTGCGCGAAGCCTTTCCGAAGCTGAAGCTCTATCTTCACGAGGAGCAGACGGCCCGTCTCCTGGAACAGCTCGACGCGGGCGAAATCGATGCCGCTATCATCGCGCTGCCCTATGCTCTGAACAGCGTGGAAATTGCGGAGATTGGACTGGACCCTTTCTGGGTGGTCTGTCCGTCCGACCATCGGCTGGCTCGGGCTGGAGTCGTCAATCTGCGCGACATTGCTGCGGAGGATGTCCTTCTTCTCAAGGAAGGGCATTGCATGCGGGACCACGCACTGGCGGCGTGCTCCCTTGAAGGTGCGCGCCGGAACACCGCATTCCAGGGCACCAGCCTTTATACGCTTGTGCAGATGGTCGCGAATGGTCTTGGCGTCACCCTGCTGCCTCAGATGGCGTTGGATTCCGGCATTCTGCGCGGCCTTCCGCTTTCCGTCGTGCCGTTCGAAGGCGAGGCGCCATTGCGGCGAATCTGCCTCGTTTGGCGCCGCGCGATGGGACGCAAGGAAACATTCCAGAACCTCGCCAATGGCCTTAGGCGAATGTGGTCCTAA
- a CDS encoding outer membrane protein insertion porin family (product_source=KO:K07277; cath_funfam=2.40.160.50,3.10.20.310; cleavage_site_network=SignalP-noTM; cog=COG4775; ko=KO:K07277; pfam=PF01103,PF07244; tigrfam=TIGR03303; transmembrane_helix_parts=Inside_1_12,TMhelix_13_35,Outside_36_788), translating to MTSKGKASGRRCGRSHVTAAVLLAAVTAGLSVAPTFAAENGSAARETITVEGNRRTDSDSVRSYFRPNADGRYDEVARDAALKALIATGLYDDVKIERAGAGLIVHLTEAKVLERVAFEGNKKIKDADLTAVVQSKARGSLQRATVQEDVGRILEAYRHAGRNDVSVVPQIIDRGSDRVDLVYSITEGKKTPVKTINFVGNHAFGNRQLNAVIKTSASSLLTFLTGSDVYDPDRVNDDREQLRKYYRNHGYADVSVADPRAEYDPAAKGFTLTFTIDEGQSYHFGDIGIACNVPGLETEKLRRLLLARSGAVFDGSALDKTSEALAIEMAKLGYPFAHAVPRTVRNAEARRIDVTFVIDEGRRSYVERIEIHGNTRTRDYVIRREFDVAEGDAYNKTLIDRAERRLKNLNYFKTVKITTKPGSVSDRVVLDVEAVDQATGDLSVSGGYSTVDGLLAEVKVGDRNFYGTGNAVQATVSYGQYAQGAALSATNPDIFGNHVSAGGELFYRQSFASPYQSYGSDAYGMNLSLGTPITEQTSVLWRYGLYDQKVSLSPNASGATVSLPVRDAAAAGRQLVSAVGDTVSYNTLDNNKLPTSGINSQLRQDLAGLGGDVKFLRTSEDVRYYRSLGNDLVAMVRGQGGYITGWGGQQVPLMNSFFGGPSMVRGFAPSGFGPRDLTAGSTMDNVGGSMYWATTGELQTGIPGVPNEYGLKASAFVDAGSVFGYKGPTTFSGQTAQIANSNIVRSSVGVGLTWASPFGALTASYAVPLSKAAYDVVQPFNFTAGPSF from the coding sequence GTGACGAGCAAAGGTAAGGCCTCCGGCCGGCGATGCGGCCGGTCGCATGTTACTGCGGCAGTGCTGCTTGCTGCGGTGACAGCCGGCCTGTCTGTGGCGCCGACCTTCGCCGCTGAGAACGGTTCCGCCGCACGCGAAACCATCACCGTCGAGGGCAATCGCCGCACCGACAGCGATAGCGTCCGCTCCTATTTCCGTCCCAACGCAGACGGGCGCTATGATGAGGTCGCGCGCGATGCGGCCCTCAAGGCACTGATCGCCACCGGCCTGTACGACGATGTGAAGATCGAGCGCGCCGGCGCGGGGCTTATTGTGCATCTGACCGAAGCCAAGGTGCTCGAACGCGTCGCCTTCGAGGGCAACAAGAAAATCAAAGATGCCGACCTTACCGCCGTCGTCCAATCCAAGGCGCGCGGCTCGTTGCAGCGAGCAACCGTGCAGGAGGATGTCGGCCGGATCTTGGAGGCTTACCGCCACGCCGGACGCAACGATGTCAGCGTGGTGCCGCAGATCATCGACCGCGGCAGCGACCGGGTCGATCTCGTTTACTCCATCACCGAAGGCAAAAAGACCCCGGTGAAGACGATCAATTTCGTCGGCAACCACGCCTTCGGCAACCGCCAGCTCAACGCGGTGATCAAGACCTCGGCGTCGTCGCTGCTGACCTTCCTGACCGGCAGCGACGTCTATGACCCCGATCGCGTCAACGACGACCGAGAGCAACTGCGGAAGTATTATCGCAACCATGGCTATGCCGACGTTAGCGTCGCGGATCCGCGGGCAGAGTACGATCCCGCCGCCAAGGGGTTCACCTTGACGTTCACGATCGACGAAGGACAGTCGTATCATTTCGGCGACATCGGCATTGCCTGCAACGTGCCGGGGTTGGAGACAGAAAAGCTCCGCCGCTTGCTGTTGGCTCGCAGCGGTGCGGTGTTCGACGGTAGCGCGCTGGACAAGACCAGCGAAGCGCTCGCCATCGAAATGGCGAAGCTCGGCTACCCCTTCGCGCATGCCGTGCCGCGCACAGTCCGAAATGCGGAGGCTCGCCGCATCGATGTGACGTTCGTGATTGACGAGGGCAGGCGAAGCTATGTCGAGCGTATCGAGATTCACGGCAATACGCGCACCCGCGACTACGTGATCCGACGCGAATTCGATGTCGCCGAGGGCGACGCCTACAACAAGACGCTGATCGACCGCGCCGAGCGGCGGCTGAAGAACTTGAACTACTTCAAGACAGTCAAGATCACGACGAAGCCCGGTTCGGTATCCGATCGCGTCGTGCTCGACGTCGAGGCTGTCGACCAAGCGACCGGCGACCTTTCTGTTTCCGGCGGCTACTCGACCGTCGATGGGCTGCTGGCGGAGGTCAAGGTCGGCGATCGCAATTTCTATGGCACGGGGAATGCCGTGCAGGCGACGGTGAGTTACGGCCAGTACGCGCAGGGCGCGGCGCTGTCGGCCACCAATCCCGATATCTTCGGCAATCACGTCTCGGCGGGAGGCGAACTGTTCTACCGGCAGAGCTTTGCCAGTCCCTACCAATCCTATGGCAGCGACGCCTATGGCATGAATCTCTCGCTGGGCACGCCGATCACTGAACAGACCAGCGTTCTGTGGCGCTACGGGCTTTATGATCAGAAAGTTTCGCTGTCACCGAACGCATCGGGCGCGACGGTGTCGCTGCCAGTCCGAGATGCTGCGGCGGCCGGGCGGCAGCTCGTCTCGGCGGTCGGCGATACCGTCTCTTACAACACGCTCGACAACAACAAGCTGCCGACCAGCGGCATCAACTCACAGCTTCGACAGGATCTGGCGGGGTTGGGCGGTGACGTAAAGTTCCTGCGGACGTCGGAGGACGTGCGCTATTACCGGTCGCTTGGCAACGACCTCGTCGCCATGGTCCGCGGACAAGGCGGCTACATCACTGGCTGGGGCGGCCAACAGGTGCCGCTGATGAACAGCTTTTTCGGCGGTCCCAGCATGGTGCGCGGTTTTGCACCAAGCGGTTTTGGTCCGCGCGACCTGACCGCCGGCTCGACGATGGACAATGTCGGCGGAAGTATGTACTGGGCCACCACCGGTGAACTGCAGACCGGAATCCCGGGCGTTCCCAATGAATACGGCCTCAAGGCGTCAGCCTTTGTCGATGCCGGCAGCGTCTTCGGCTATAAAGGGCCGACCACCTTCTCCGGCCAGACGGCGCAGATTGCTAATTCTAATATCGTGCGCTCTTCGGTCGGCGTCGGCTTGACCTGGGCGTCGCCATTTGGCGCACTCACGGCGAGCTACGCGGTGCCGCTTAGCAAGGCCGCCTACGATGTGGTGCAGCCTTTCAATTTCACCGCCGGGCCGTCTTTCTAG
- a CDS encoding hypothetical protein (product_source=Hypo-rule applied; cleavage_site_network=SignalP-noTM): MRIVTLAAISFFLSQCVSATAAPEIDPRASLGVVQQWIYNYRAKPDYARVPAAVRVLFHSQTFREPENAGIYLGFIAGAIGSKPAKAEQLVKSFFPVPPEDEWVIVRAIAYSGLPDWRNLLRRIAPKMPARRAMINAYLSSKLPTLSEIPLEQTKPGMLDKLRGVFTKNPFAKEEKKLDMTLTYAGNQDLLDTLWGYYFATGSHLPIYRIMQMLPWSKSRDTVDKLTVGSMARYTLSSYAVRDASLREFLRSELPKQPAAIKGPLAEVIEAADTVQLAAVRKDALAAVEELKTKGSDARRNLDFWGQVGVGAVALGCVSAAALGQVAVGIPCIIGGSASQGLLSFWEKQQ; encoded by the coding sequence ATGCGTATCGTCACCCTCGCAGCCATTTCCTTCTTCCTGAGCCAGTGCGTCTCAGCCACGGCCGCCCCGGAGATCGATCCGCGCGCCTCGCTCGGCGTGGTCCAGCAGTGGATCTACAATTACCGCGCCAAGCCCGACTACGCCCGTGTGCCGGCCGCAGTGCGCGTCCTGTTCCACTCGCAGACTTTCCGGGAGCCAGAGAATGCCGGGATCTATCTCGGCTTCATTGCGGGAGCGATCGGATCGAAGCCCGCCAAGGCCGAACAGCTTGTCAAAAGCTTCTTTCCGGTACCGCCGGAGGACGAATGGGTGATCGTCCGTGCCATCGCTTATTCGGGGCTGCCTGACTGGCGGAATCTGCTGCGCAGGATCGCGCCGAAAATGCCGGCGCGCCGCGCGATGATCAACGCTTATCTCTCCAGCAAGCTGCCAACGCTGTCCGAAATTCCGCTGGAGCAGACAAAGCCGGGTATGCTCGACAAGCTGCGCGGCGTCTTCACCAAAAATCCTTTTGCCAAGGAAGAGAAGAAGCTCGACATGACGCTCACCTATGCTGGCAATCAGGATCTGCTGGACACACTATGGGGCTACTACTTCGCGACGGGCTCGCATCTGCCGATCTACCGCATCATGCAGATGCTGCCCTGGTCGAAAAGCCGCGACACCGTCGACAAGCTGACGGTCGGCAGCATGGCGCGCTACACGCTCTCAAGCTATGCGGTTCGTGACGCGAGCTTGCGCGAATTCCTGCGCAGCGAGTTGCCGAAACAACCTGCGGCGATCAAGGGACCGCTCGCGGAAGTGATCGAGGCAGCTGACACCGTGCAGCTCGCAGCCGTGCGCAAGGATGCGCTTGCCGCGGTGGAAGAGCTCAAGACCAAGGGATCGGACGCGCGGCGCAATCTTGATTTCTGGGGCCAGGTCGGCGTGGGCGCAGTGGCGCTCGGCTGTGTGTCGGCGGCAGCGCTCGGCCAGGTCGCAGTCGGCATCCCCTGCATCATCGGTGGCTCTGCCTCCCAGGGCCTGCTGTCTTTCTGGGAAAAGCAGCAGTGA